The following are encoded in a window of Podospora pseudoanserina strain CBS 124.78 chromosome 6, whole genome shotgun sequence genomic DNA:
- a CDS encoding hypothetical protein (EggNog:ENOG503Q3KF; COG:S) produces MDTYLKYLSETVLAEEKVVDYVLLSQTLQVPVNIAKQMLYEFHRTQNAKRPGSVHATYLIYGVKYNTNSQNGGDEDMPDADSVTDVVPVYHLHLVTEEKLRDVLAEYEEVATIHVYSVSPQPVKDMALLADLAQEVRKSDKQVPVSITNPNVRTRERKGLGPKAATAATAAVKQQPKATSTVKEEPKVAVETKPAEQTKPTVKTEKPAKAATSAPAKKPAPARSSDIMAAFSKAAALPKKEKSSKPASPAVTETNTPALSDEDDDEEEMPQPKARPKPGSKTKKQREEDLRRMMEEDDSEEAPASERAESPEEPEPEPMEAEEEAPEPVEEEKEVVETTSNGRRRGKRRVMRKKQIMDEQGYLVTIQEPGWESFSEDEAPPPPKVVKTTSSASSTQGSKAKKPAAKGQGSIMSFFSKKA; encoded by the exons ATGGACACATATCTCAAATATCTGTCTGAGACCGTTCTCGCGGAGGAAAAGGTG GTCGATTATGTTCTGTTGAGCCAGACTCTCCAAGTGCCGGTCAACATTGCCAAGCA GATGCTCTATGAGTTTCACCGGACTCAAAATGCGAAGCGCCCTGGAAGTGTACATGCCACTTATCTCATCTATGGAGTGAAGTACAACACCAATTCTCAGAatggaggagacgaggacATGCCCGATGCGGACTCGGTGACCGACGTTGTTCCTGTCTACCATCTTCACCTGGTCACAGAGGAGAAGCTCAGAG ATGTTCTGGCGGAATATGAAGAGGTTGCGACAATTCACGTCTACAGCGTCTCTCCACAACCCGTCAAG GACATGGCCTTGCTGGCAGATCTCGCGCAAGAGGTCCGCAAAAGTGACAAACAGGTCCCAGTCAGCATAACCAACCCCAATGTGCGCACTCGGGAGCGGAAGGGCCTTGGTCCCAAAGCCGCCACTGCTGCCACGGCTGCTGTCAAGCAACAACCAAAAGCCACTTCAACGGTCAAGGAGGAACCCAAGGTCGCTGTGGAAACCAAGCCAGCTGagcaaaccaaaccaactgTAAAGACCGAGAAACCTGCAAAGGCCGCAACTTCAGCCCCGGCCAAGAAGCCTGCACCTGCCAGGAGCTCTGATATCATGGCTGCCTTTTCCAAGGCGGCAGCACTGcccaagaaagaaaaatcaTCAAAGCCGGCGTCACCAGCTGTCACGGAGACGAACACGCCGGCACTGTCtgacgaagatgacgacgaagaggagaTGCCCCAGCCAAAGGCTCGTCCCAAGCCCGGATCCAAGACCAAGAaacagagggaggaggatttgcgGCGCATGATGGAAGAGGACGATAGCGAGGAGGCGCCGGCTTCAGAGAGAGCTGAGTCTCCCGAAGAGCCTGAGCCTGAGCCGATGGaagcagaggaagaggcgcCAGAACCtgtcgaggaagagaaggaggttgttgaaacAACGAGCAACGGGCGCCGGCGTGGAAAGAGAAGAGTGATGCGGAAGAAGCAGATTATGGATGAGCAAGGATACCTTG TTACCATCCAAGAACCTGGGTGGGAGTCTTTCTCGGAAGATgaagctcctccgccgcccaaaGTCGTCAAGACCACCAGctctgcttcttcaacccaGGGTTCCAAGGCAAAGAAGCCGGCGGCCAAAGGTCAAGGCAGCATTatgtctttcttttccaaGAAGGCTTGA